DNA sequence from the Algiphilus sp. genome:
GTCCAGACTGCCGAGCTTGGCGCGGAACACCGGCTCGAGCTCGGCGCGCGCGGCATCCACGTCGACGCCGCGCGCGCGCGCCAGCCGGTCGGGCAGCAGCTCCTGCCAGAAATGATTGTCGAAGGCGAGGTCGAGGAGCGTGCCGTCCATGTCGAGCAGCACGTCGTCGATCGCGTCCCAGGGCAGTGTGTCGACCATGCTTCTATCATACGGCCTGCACTTTCCGAGCTTCCTCCATGATCAACGAGCAGCTCCTGCACGCCGTGCAGGACATCGCCCGCGATGCCGGCAACGCCATCCTGTCGGTCTACAACACCGATTTCGACGTCGAGAACAAGGCCGACGACTCGCCACTGACCCAGGCCGACCTTGCCGCCCACCGGATCATCTCGGCGGGCCTGCGGGCTCTCGATGCGGAGCTGCCCATCCTGTCCGAGGAAGGCACCGACGCGGAGTCCGAGGACCGCCGCAGCTGGGAACGCTTCTGGCTGGTCGATCCACTCGACGGAACCAAGGAGTTCATCAACCGCAACGGCGAGTTCACGGTGAACATCGCGCTCATCGATGCCGGCCAGCCGGTCCTGGGTGTGGTGCACGCGCCCGCGCTGGGCGCCACCTACCTGGCCGCCGCCGGCATCGGCGCCTTCCGCGACGACAGCGAGGGGCGCCGCCCCATCGGCACGCGCCGCGCACCGGAGCGCCCCGCCTTCGTGGTCAGCCGCTCGCACCAGGACGAGGCCCTGCAGGCGCTGCTGGCGAAGCTGCCGGCGCACGATGCCGTCAGCACGGGCAGCTCGCTGAAGTTCTGCCTGGTGGCGGAGGGCGCCGCCGACCTCTATCCGCGCACCGGCCCGACCAGCGAGTGGGACACCGGTGCCGGTCAATGTGTCGCCGAGATCGCCGGTGCGCGCGTCGCCACGCTGCCGGAGATGACACCCATGCGCTACAACCAGCGCGACACCCTGCTGAACCCCGGCTTCGTCGTGATCGGCGACCCCGACGCGTCCTGGGTGGATCAGCTCGGCGGATGAGCGCACCGGGCGACGCGCGCCCGATCGGCATCTTCGACTCGGGTATCGGGGGACTGTCGGTCTGGCGGGAGATCGCCGCCCGACTTCCCGCCGAATCGTGCGTGTACGTCGCCGATCAGGCACACGTGCCCTACGGGCCGCGCCCGGCACAGGAGATACTGACGCTGTCGCTGCGCGTGGTGCGCTTCCTGATGGCGGCGCGCTGCAAGCTCATCGTGGTGGCGTGCAACTCGGCATCGGCGGCAGCGCTGCAGCACCTGCGCCGCGCCTGGCCCGACGTTCCCTTCGTCGGCATGGAGCCGGCGATCAAGCCGGCCGCCGCGCAGTCGCGGCGCCGGGTCGCGGGCGTGCTGGCCACGCCCG
Encoded proteins:
- the cysQ gene encoding 3'(2'),5'-bisphosphate nucleotidase CysQ, whose product is MINEQLLHAVQDIARDAGNAILSVYNTDFDVENKADDSPLTQADLAAHRIISAGLRALDAELPILSEEGTDAESEDRRSWERFWLVDPLDGTKEFINRNGEFTVNIALIDAGQPVLGVVHAPALGATYLAAAGIGAFRDDSEGRRPIGTRRAPERPAFVVSRSHQDEALQALLAKLPAHDAVSTGSSLKFCLVAEGAADLYPRTGPTSEWDTGAGQCVAEIAGARVATLPEMTPMRYNQRDTLLNPGFVVIGDPDASWVDQLGG